A genomic segment from Polyangium mundeleinium encodes:
- a CDS encoding methyltransferase regulatory domain-containing protein has product MAVANEDYFYEALPFAETHPDHLGAIGVLFGLRPALPARSRVLEIGTATGGNILPMAAAFPESRFVALDRAEDSLAIARKHAEGARLRNVALHLADIREFEDEPHAFDYILCHGVYSWVPDDAREAIRRVVRRHLAPHGLAYISFNTLPGWHLRGAIRDMLRREVSAEGSAAERVEKARAFLRFLGTETLRSDPTRAWLASELETIAELSDHYLLGEHLVAYNRAEYFADFARDMKDAGLAFVTDAQVPLVFPERLGPAAAEAVRARAGNDLVAVQQQLDLLELRCFRRAILCRDDAPLSPRVSADRLASLVLASPLSPGATAPDLAEGVEETFVGPGGAIGTDQATLKAALVALAAYAPGGLSFDALAWETGEKLGLAAFEGEARARLARNLLGLYTKGAIRLWASAKPAARAPDERPRAFPFARYQASIGSPFCTTLLHEGVQVDSFDRVILARMDGTRDAAALTAAALEDARRGVVSVEMNGAPCVDGEVFAEITEQKLLRFARMGFLME; this is encoded by the coding sequence GTGGCCGTCGCGAACGAGGATTATTTCTACGAGGCCCTGCCCTTCGCCGAGACGCACCCCGACCACCTCGGCGCGATCGGCGTCCTCTTCGGCCTCCGGCCCGCGTTGCCCGCCCGCTCCCGCGTCCTGGAGATCGGCACCGCCACCGGCGGCAACATCCTGCCCATGGCCGCCGCCTTCCCCGAGAGCCGCTTCGTCGCCCTCGACCGCGCCGAAGACTCCCTCGCCATCGCCCGCAAACACGCCGAGGGCGCACGCCTCCGCAACGTCGCGCTCCACCTCGCCGACATCCGCGAATTCGAGGACGAGCCCCACGCCTTCGATTACATCCTCTGCCACGGCGTCTACTCGTGGGTCCCCGACGACGCCCGCGAAGCCATTCGACGCGTCGTCCGCCGCCACCTCGCGCCCCACGGGCTCGCGTACATCAGCTTCAATACCCTCCCCGGCTGGCACCTGCGCGGCGCGATCCGCGACATGCTCCGCCGCGAGGTCTCCGCCGAAGGCTCGGCCGCCGAGCGCGTGGAAAAAGCGCGCGCCTTTTTGCGCTTCCTCGGCACGGAGACACTCCGCTCCGATCCCACACGCGCCTGGCTCGCGAGCGAGCTCGAGACAATCGCCGAGCTCTCGGACCATTACCTGCTCGGCGAGCACCTCGTCGCCTACAACCGCGCCGAGTACTTCGCCGATTTCGCCCGCGACATGAAAGACGCCGGGCTCGCCTTCGTCACCGACGCCCAGGTGCCGCTGGTCTTCCCCGAGCGCCTCGGGCCCGCCGCCGCCGAGGCCGTGCGCGCGCGGGCAGGAAACGATCTCGTCGCCGTCCAGCAGCAGCTCGACCTCCTCGAGCTCCGGTGTTTTCGCCGCGCCATCCTCTGCCGCGACGACGCGCCGCTCTCGCCTCGCGTCTCGGCCGATCGCCTCGCTTCGCTCGTGCTCGCCTCGCCGCTCTCGCCGGGGGCCACGGCGCCGGACCTCGCCGAGGGCGTCGAGGAGACGTTCGTCGGGCCAGGCGGCGCGATCGGCACGGACCAGGCGACGCTCAAGGCCGCGCTCGTCGCGCTCGCCGCGTATGCGCCGGGCGGGCTTTCGTTCGACGCGCTCGCCTGGGAGACCGGCGAGAAGCTCGGGCTCGCCGCATTCGAGGGCGAGGCGCGGGCGCGGCTCGCGCGGAACCTGCTCGGGCTCTACACGAAGGGCGCGATCCGGCTCTGGGCCTCGGCGAAGCCCGCGGCCCGGGCGCCCGACGAAAGACCACGCGCCTTCCCGTTCGCCCGTTATCAGGCGAGCATCGGCAGCCCGTTTTGCACCACGCTCCTGCACGAAGGCGTGCAGGTCGACTCGTTCGATCGGGTGATCCTCGCGCGCATGGATGGAACGCGCGACGCCGCGGCGCTCACGGCGGCGGCGCTCGAAGACGCGCGGCGCGGCGTGGTGTCGGTGGAGATGAACGGCGCGCCCTGCGTGGACGGCGAGGTCTTCGCCGAGATCACCGAGCAAAAACTCCTGCGCTTTGCGCGGATGGGTTTTTTGATGGAGTGA
- a CDS encoding PGRP and LysM peptidoglycan-binding domain-containing protein gives MAGTTHEVKPGECIATIAAQYGVPWKTVWEAPENAALRKTRKDPNVLAPGDKVTVPKAKPRQSPIETGKAHRFVIHRERIKVHLRLTANREPLKDEPYRIEFGEHEIEGKTSGEGMLEAEVPSDQKDLVLTLPRRQQTYTLVLGDIDPIDTIRGAQTRLHNLGLYRGELDGELGDETTAAIEFFQRIQKLGVTGKYDAATQKALAEFYGF, from the coding sequence ATGGCAGGCACGACACACGAGGTCAAACCGGGGGAGTGCATCGCCACCATAGCGGCGCAGTACGGCGTCCCCTGGAAGACGGTATGGGAAGCGCCGGAGAACGCGGCGCTGCGCAAGACGCGCAAAGATCCGAACGTGCTCGCGCCGGGCGACAAGGTGACGGTGCCGAAGGCGAAGCCGCGGCAGTCGCCGATCGAGACGGGCAAGGCGCACCGGTTCGTGATCCACCGCGAGCGCATCAAGGTCCACCTCCGGCTCACGGCAAACCGCGAGCCGCTGAAGGACGAGCCCTACCGGATCGAGTTCGGCGAGCACGAGATCGAAGGAAAAACCTCGGGCGAAGGGATGCTCGAAGCCGAGGTGCCGTCGGATCAGAAAGACCTCGTGCTGACGCTGCCGCGCAGGCAACAGACGTACACGCTGGTGCTCGGTGACATCGATCCGATCGACACGATCCGCGGCGCGCAGACGCGCCTCCACAACCTCGGCCTCTACCGCGGCGAGCTCGACGGCGAGCTCGGCGACGAGACCACGGCCGCGATCGAGTTCTTCCAGCGCATTCAAAAGCTCGGCGTGACGGGGAAGTACGACGCGGCGACGCAGAAGGCGCTCGCGGAGTTTTACGGGTTCTGA